ACTATATTTTGCAAACATGGCTTATATAGAGGAGAAGCTTCGTAATTATTTAACAAACAACCGTAACGTAACCGATGTCATTTTAGATTTTTCCGCAGTCAACGATATGGATGCTGTTGCCATTGATGAGCTTGATGAATGGGTCACGCATGAAAATGAACAAGGTATTAACGTTTATTTCGCTACTGTGAAAGGGCCTGTAAGAGATCTCTTGAAAAAAGCAACGTTCGGAAAAAAATATGAAGATAACATTGTTCATACGATTGATGAAGCGTTCGCCAAAATTGAAAGAGGTGATGGCAATGAACGTTGAAACGTTACGAGAGAAAAACCAAGAATTTATAAAGCGTATGAATGAGATTGATCCGGATTTTTTTTCAAAACTACAAGAAGGTCAAAAACCTGAATTCTTTATGATATCTTGTAGTGATTCAAGGGTAAGTCCGTCAGTCATTACGGGAATGCCACTTGGGAAAATGTTGATACACCGTAATGTTGCAAATCAGGTGAGTCATGATGATGAGAGCCTTGCAACAGGCTTATACTATGCGCTTCACTATTTAAAGGTCAGTTACATTATTATTATTGGGCACACTGGTTGTGGTGGAATCGATGCTGCTTGGAATGAATATGAGGATGAAGAAATGAAGTCATGGCTTTCACATATTCAAGACAGTTTACCTCGTAAAGGGGATGGCGCTTGTTCCTCGAAGAGTTTAGCTACACATAACGTGTTGGCTCAAGTGGAAAATATGAAAAGTCATCCTGTATACTTGGAGCATGGACACAACGTTCCTGTGATTGGAATGGTTTTTGACTTAACAAATGGCGAGCTTCAGTTTGTAACTAGTGAAATGATAAAAGCGATAAACTAAGTTTAAAGGATAGGAGAGAGTTTGAATGGCAGGTCACAGGTTTAATCCCGAAAAAGCAGAACGGTTATTAGATCCGAAAAGAAAAGAACTGATCGACTCAGAATGGGTTGCTGATTTATTAGCATTGCCGGCAGAAGGAAATGCCGCGGATTTAGGAGCGGGAAATGGGTATTTCACATTACCACTCGCTGAACGTACGAAAGGTGAAGTTTATGCGGTCGATGTTGAACCGGAAATGCTCGGGATGCTAGGCGTTAGAGCGACAGAGCAAGGCTTTGAAAACGTAGGGTTTATTGAAGCAGATTTAGAGGAGATTCCTCTAGCAGACGAGTGTGTCGATAGTATTGTCGCAGCCTTTGTGATGCATGAAGTTGATGATCGTGTGAAAGCATTTCATGAAATAAAGCGAATGCTCCGTGATGGTGGTAAAGCAGCGATTGTTGAGTGGGCAAGAGTTGAGGGCGAAGTTGGTCCACCTTTACATGAGCGACTAGCACCTGAAGAGCTCAAAAAAGATATCGAATCGGCAGGATTAAAAGTAAATGAAACGTTTGAAACGCATGACGTTTATACGATTTTAGTGGAAAAATAATGATAGTTTATGGAGGATTGTCCGACGTGAAAAACACGGCTCGGGCAGTCCTTTTTTATCTTGTAAATTATTATAACATTTTGTTTTTTAAGACAATTCCTGGTATATTATTCGTTATAACTAAGTGAAATAAATCATATTTGGGGGTGAATAAAGGCATTCGTGTCATACATAAGGGGATTTCGGTTCTTGTAAAAGTGAAGAGGAGTAATTGTTTCTGGATGGAAAGTAGTGGAGTGCTTTAACACTTTAACTTTATTGCTTTTATGTGATACAGTGTTAGTTATATCAAAATTCATTTCTTTCGTAAGTTATGTGAGCGAACGTTCAGTCGACAGATGTAAGAATCTATATCACCATTGAATAAAAATAGGAGGGATAAAATGAGCGAATCGATTAGAAAGCCTACTCTATT
The Bacillus shivajii DNA segment above includes these coding regions:
- a CDS encoding class I SAM-dependent methyltransferase, with translation MAGHRFNPEKAERLLDPKRKELIDSEWVADLLALPAEGNAADLGAGNGYFTLPLAERTKGEVYAVDVEPEMLGMLGVRATEQGFENVGFIEADLEEIPLADECVDSIVAAFVMHEVDDRVKAFHEIKRMLRDGGKAAIVEWARVEGEVGPPLHERLAPEELKKDIESAGLKVNETFETHDVYTILVEK
- a CDS encoding carbonic anhydrase — encoded protein: MNVETLREKNQEFIKRMNEIDPDFFSKLQEGQKPEFFMISCSDSRVSPSVITGMPLGKMLIHRNVANQVSHDDESLATGLYYALHYLKVSYIIIIGHTGCGGIDAAWNEYEDEEMKSWLSHIQDSLPRKGDGACSSKSLATHNVLAQVENMKSHPVYLEHGHNVPVIGMVFDLTNGELQFVTSEMIKAIN